TTTATACATTGTTATCCCACCTCATTTACAAGCATATTCTTAACAAAATATGCTAATAATATGCTTTAAATTCATACTAATTAATTATATTTGAAACGAATTTTTATTTCAAGTTTTATATAATGCATCTTAAATTTGTACAAAAAATAAAAGGAAGTATTTATCTTCCTCTCATTTTTTCTCAATTATTAAACTATTCTTCTTCTACGTCTTGTTCTTCAATAGCTTTTGCATAAGCGCTTAGAATTTCGTTTTGTATCTTTTCCCTTGAATCCATAACTATTGGATGAGCGATGTCTTTAAATTCTCCAGTTGGAGTTTTTCTACTAGGCATAGCTATAAATAACCCATTTTGACCTTCAATAACTTTAATATCATGTACTACGAATTCGTTATCAAAAGTTACAGAAACTATTGCCTTCATTTTTCCTTCTGAAGAAATCTTTCTAATTCTCACATCTGTGATTTGCATTTTCGTACACCTCCAAGTTGCATTTAAAAATACTTATACTTAAGTAAGTTCTCCGAAAATCTTTAAATCCCTTCTAATATCATCTAAATATTAGAAAATTTGTTTTATTTATACGAATTATTATGAAAATCTTTTTGAAGGTTGAATGTCTAATATTGATTCTTTATCAACATCTTTTAATTCCACTATTGAAACATACTCATCAACTAACTTTTTATTAATCTCTTTATTATCTACTAGCACACCGATTCCTACTAGTTCACTTTCAAATTCTGTTAATAAATCTTTAATTCCAAGAGCTGTTCCTCCAGCTTTCATAAAATCATCAATAAATATACATCTACTTTTAGGTTTCATAGATTTTTTAGAAAGAGACATTTGTTGTAATCTTCCACTACTTCCAGATACATAGTTTATACTAACAGTAGTTCCTTCTGTAAATTGACTATCTCTTCTAGCTATTACTAATTGTACCCCTAGATTCCTAGCTACTTCATAAGCTAAAGGAATTCCTTTTGTTTCAACAGTTATAACATAATCTACATTTTTATCTTGAAAACACGATGATAACATCACACCTGCAGTACTGATAATTTCTGGATTATACATCACATCAGTCATATATATTATGTTACCTGGTATTACTCTTCCATCATCTTTTAATTGATCACATAGTTTCAATGCAAAATCTCTAGCTACATCATCTCCTATCATTGGAATATATTTGATACCACCTGCAACTCCAGCAATTGTTTCTATTCTTCCCATATTAAGTTTTTCTAGAAGTTCCCTAACTATAACTATATCTTCACTTATAGTTGATTTTGCTGCATTTAATAACTCTGAAAATCTGTTTAAACCTATTATTTTATTTGAATTTTCTATTAAAATTTTTGTTATAGCAACCACTCGGTTGTTTCTGTTTAATTTTTCCATAAAAACCACCCACATCAATTATTCACGAATTATCTTTAAATTAATTATACTTAACATTCATATTTTATTCTAAATTTTACTTAATATCAATGTTTTTTAAATATAAAAGTTCTTAATCACAAAAATTCTTCACATATTTGAAAAAATAGCATAGAATATTTGAGTAATTGTTTTTTTTGTATTTGATTTATGGAAAAATGTATATAATTATAAATAAGTATCCAAATATCGTTATAAAGTAATTTACTAGTATTGTTTAGGATATAATTAAATATAGAGGAGTTGATATTTTGTCTTTCGATTTTATAAAAGATAGAGATAAGAAAGTTCACTTTATTGGTATCGGTGGAATCAGTATGAGTGGTCTTGCTGCAGTTTTATTAAATAGTGGCTATAAAGTTTCAGGTTCAGATTTTAAAGAATCAGAAATACTAAAAAAACTAAGACTTTCTGGAGCTGATATTTACATAGGTCACAGTGAAAAAAACATAAAAGATGTTGATTTAGTAGTTTATACAGCTGCTATACCTGAAAATAATCCTGAACTTATTTATGCTAAAGAAAATAATATAGAGTTAATGAATAGAGCAGAATTTTTAGGAAATATCATGAAGGGGCATAAATATAATGTTGCTATCTCTGGTGCACATGGAAAAACAACTTGTACTTCTATGCTATCTAATATAACTTTAAAAGCTAATTTAGATCCAACTATACTTGTTGGTGGTGAATTAGATATTATTGGTGGTAATTTCAGAATAGGTAGTAGTGATTACTTTATAACAGAAGCTTGTGAATATAAACGTTCATTTTTAAGTTTCTTCCCTTATGTTGGAGTAATTTTAAATATAGATGCTGATCACTTAGACTACTATAAAGATATAGATGAAATTACTGAAACATTTGGACAATTTGCAGATTTAATTCCTAATGATGGTTATTTAATAGGCTATGTTGGTGACTCTAGAGTAAAAGAAATTTTATCTAAAGCTAAATGTAATACTTTAAGTTATGGATTTAAAAACGCTGATGTAACTGCTAGAAATATAACATTCAATGAAAAGGGCTGTGCTTCTTTTGATGTTTATAAACATAATGATAAATTATTTGATTTAACTTTAAGTAATCCTGGAGAACACAATATATTAAATGCACTTTCTTCAATTTGTGTATCACTTATATTTGATGTTAATTATGATGATATAATATGTGGATTATCAGAATGTAAGGGGGCACATAAGAGATTTGAATATAAGGGAGAAGTAAATGGTGTTACTGTTATAGATGATTATGCTCATCATCCAGTAGAAATAAAGGCAACTTTAAATACATCAAAAAAAATTCCTCATAATAAAACCTTCTGTGTATTCCAACCACATACTTATACAAGAACTAAAACACTATTCGATGAATTCACAGATGCATTTTTTGATGCTGATGAAGTTGTTTTAATGGATATTTATGCTGCTCGTGAAAAAGATACTGGATTAGTTTCTTCAAACGATTTAGGCGTAGCATTAAGAGCCAAAGGCGTTAAATGCACAAATGTTCATTCTCATGATGAAGCATTAGAATATTTAAAAAATTCTGCTAAACCTAATGACTTACTTCTTACAGTAGGTGCTGGAGATGTTGTCATAGTTGGTGAAAAATACCTTAATCAAGGAAAATAATAATATTATAAATAAACAGCAAAAAAATGATTGAAGTATAGTAAATGCTTCAATCATTTTTTTAATTAGTACTTTAAATCACTGTAAGTTCTTTTGTTACTGAATTTAGTATCTCTGCACCATCTTTAGTAACTAATACTAAATCTTCTATTCTAACTCCTATATCATTTTTTAGATATATTCCAGGTTCAATAGAGAATATCATTCCAGCTTTAACCTCTTCATGATTTATTGAACTTACATCACCTTTATCATGAGTTTCTAAACCTATACTGTGACCTGTTCTATGAGTAAAAAATTCACCATATCCTTTATCATCTATATAGCTTCTTGCAGCAGAATCTATTTCTGAGAATTTAACTCCATCCTTTACTTTTTTAATACCATTTAAGTTCGCTTGTTTAACTATTTCATATATTTCTTTTTTATGGTCATTAGGTTCTTCTCCAAAGAATACCGTTCTAGTCATGTCAGAACAATAATAATTATATATTCCTCCTATATCTAAAACTATAGTGTCACCTTTCTTTAACTTCGTACTTCCACATTCACTATGAGGATCTGCACCATTAGTATCAAATGCTACTATTGGTGTAAATGAAAACCCACTAGCACCTTCTTCTTCATATATTTCAGCAAGTAATCTTTGATAATATTTTTCTGTCATGCCTTCTTTAAGTTGTGATTGAAGTTTTAACATAACCCTATCATTTATTTGTGATGATTTTTTCATAAGTTCAATCTCTTCTGAGTCTTTAATCATTCTTAAACTATCAATTATTGGAGATGAATTTACAAAACCTTTTGCTACGTTAAGCTCCATTAATCTTATTAAAAATTTAGCACTCCAATCTTTGTCTATACCTAAAACTTTATCCTTTTCTAAAACTTTGCTTAATACTTCAACTGCATCGTCACTATCTGTATACCAAATAATATCTACACCTAAATTCTCTTCTATTGGAAAAAGTTTATTAACTATAAATTTGTGATTTCCAGAAGAATTTATGTAAAGTGCAACCATTCTTTCTCCTGGTGAAATTCTTTTACCTACAAGATAATAAATTGATGCTGGTGATGTAACTATTATTTGTGAAAGTCCTTGCGATTCCATTTCTTTTATTACGTTAAAAACTCTATTAGTTTTCATAAAATCAACCCCTTAATTTAGTAATTATTTTAATAAATTTTGTTTCTATTTTTAATTTATGTTTTAGTACTGCTTATATATGAGATTAATTAAAATTACATCTAATTCAATATGATCCAATATATAAAACATAGACTTCTTAATATATTATTTGTACACCATAAGTTAAAATATTCTATAAAATTTATTATATAACTTTACATCAAAAAATAATATTATAATGATATAATATATTTAACAATTTTATATTTAGACATAAGGGGAGTTAGTTATGAAAATAGCAATAATTTCAGATATACACGGAAATATTTATTCACTTATTAGAGCATTACAAGATATAGATAATGAAAAGGTTGATTCAATAATTTGTTTAGGTGATTTAGTTGGATACGGTCCACATCCAAATGAAGTTATAGCAATGATCAAAAGGAGAAATATTCTTTGTATTCAAGGAAACTATGATAAATCTGTAATAGATAACGATTATACTTTTATAAGAGAAACTGAAATAAATAGCTTTTCTCTTCCTTGGACATACAATGAACTTAGAGCACAAAATAGATATTTTTTAAGTAATTTACCATCATCTATTAGTCTTAACATTCAAGACAAAAAAATTATATTTGTTCATGGTAGTCCAAGCATACTTAATCAATATTTATTTGAAGACGCTGACGATACTAAAAATATAATAGAAAACATGGCAGAAGATATTTTGGTTTGTGCTCATACCCATATTCCTTCTATTAAAAATTTTGATGAAAAAATGTATATAAATTGCGGTAGTATTGGAAAGCCTAAAATAGGCAGACCTAATCTTACTTATTGTC
The Clostridium cagae genome window above contains:
- a CDS encoding M24 family metallopeptidase; protein product: MKTNRVFNVIKEMESQGLSQIIVTSPASIYYLVGKRISPGERMVALYINSSGNHKFIVNKLFPIEENLGVDIIWYTDSDDAVEVLSKVLEKDKVLGIDKDWSAKFLIRLMELNVAKGFVNSSPIIDSLRMIKDSEEIELMKKSSQINDRVMLKLQSQLKEGMTEKYYQRLLAEIYEEEGASGFSFTPIVAFDTNGADPHSECGSTKLKKGDTIVLDIGGIYNYYCSDMTRTVFFGEEPNDHKKEIYEIVKQANLNGIKKVKDGVKFSEIDSAARSYIDDKGYGEFFTHRTGHSIGLETHDKGDVSSINHEEVKAGMIFSIEPGIYLKNDIGVRIEDLVLVTKDGAEILNSVTKELTVI
- the murC gene encoding UDP-N-acetylmuramate--L-alanine ligase — protein: MSFDFIKDRDKKVHFIGIGGISMSGLAAVLLNSGYKVSGSDFKESEILKKLRLSGADIYIGHSEKNIKDVDLVVYTAAIPENNPELIYAKENNIELMNRAEFLGNIMKGHKYNVAISGAHGKTTCTSMLSNITLKANLDPTILVGGELDIIGGNFRIGSSDYFITEACEYKRSFLSFFPYVGVILNIDADHLDYYKDIDEITETFGQFADLIPNDGYLIGYVGDSRVKEILSKAKCNTLSYGFKNADVTARNITFNEKGCASFDVYKHNDKLFDLTLSNPGEHNILNALSSICVSLIFDVNYDDIICGLSECKGAHKRFEYKGEVNGVTVIDDYAHHPVEIKATLNTSKKIPHNKTFCVFQPHTYTRTKTLFDEFTDAFFDADEVVLMDIYAAREKDTGLVSSNDLGVALRAKGVKCTNVHSHDEALEYLKNSAKPNDLLLTVGAGDVVIVGEKYLNQGK
- a CDS encoding metallophosphoesterase family protein: MKIAIISDIHGNIYSLIRALQDIDNEKVDSIICLGDLVGYGPHPNEVIAMIKRRNILCIQGNYDKSVIDNDYTFIRETEINSFSLPWTYNELRAQNRYFLSNLPSSISLNIQDKKIIFVHGSPSILNQYLFEDADDTKNIIENMAEDILVCAHTHIPSIKNFDEKMYINCGSIGKPKIGRPNLTYCLLDINELSGVKAQIKELEYEYPRIVKDMTLLNFPSKLIKSFEKGLE
- the purR gene encoding pur operon repressor, encoding MEKLNRNNRVVAITKILIENSNKIIGLNRFSELLNAAKSTISEDIVIVRELLEKLNMGRIETIAGVAGGIKYIPMIGDDVARDFALKLCDQLKDDGRVIPGNIIYMTDVMYNPEIISTAGVMLSSCFQDKNVDYVITVETKGIPLAYEVARNLGVQLVIARRDSQFTEGTTVSINYVSGSSGRLQQMSLSKKSMKPKSRCIFIDDFMKAGGTALGIKDLLTEFESELVGIGVLVDNKEINKKLVDEYVSIVELKDVDKESILDIQPSKRFS
- the spoVG gene encoding septation regulator SpoVG, whose amino-acid sequence is MQITDVRIRKISSEGKMKAIVSVTFDNEFVVHDIKVIEGQNGLFIAMPSRKTPTGEFKDIAHPIVMDSREKIQNEILSAYAKAIEEQDVEEE